The genomic window CCAGCCCATGTCATTTGCCTCCAATTGGCAGACTTAGGTCATGAACAACATGTTGATTTGTAGGACAAGCCAGAAAAGCCAATCGCAACTACTCTTGCAAAACGCAGTCAACGAATCAAAACTTTGACAAACCTCTAGCCTCCCACGCTCAGCGAATCCGTGAAGAGAGTAAACATCTCCGTGTCGCGGTGGGAACACCACAATGAAATCGCTCGCCTCGTTCTCCACCACAGGACTCCACGAGCTCCATCCCGTGACAAGCCCCCTCCTCTTTTACGAAAAGCCACGGCTCCCATCCTTCCGGACCCATCGACCAACCACCCGGAACCACAGCTAACACGTAATAACAAAAAGTCTTGGCTCTCAATGCATGTACACGTAAAAGATCCCAAGTTGGCATGCTACCACGTCCCAGCTGTCCTTACATAATCTCTCCCACCATTTCCCAATTCCGACTGTCATGAGCCTTGTATCGCTTCCCAGAGCCTCCAATAAGCATGGCGAGCGGCTCTGCCCCTCCCAACGCCCACTTCGTCGACATCCACCTGGTCCTCGACGACGATAACAGAAGCAGCCGTAACAAGCTCGGAAAGCAACCAACGAACGGGCCTGTCAAGTTTCGAGGTGGCGGAGGCGGAGAGCGAAAGCCACAGACCCATAGGAATCTCAGTCGGCAGGTCTCCCTTGAGACCGGCGTCGCTGCGCTCTGCATGGAAAAGGAGTTGAAGGGTAGTAGCAGCAACGGAAAGCAGGAGCCGAAGGTTCTGTCTCGGAGTGGGAAGAGCTTAGCTAGTGGTCTCAGAGACGGCGTTGGCGGTGGTGTGGAGACCTGTGCTCGGAAGGGAGACTTCAGCATCTTCCGAACAAAGTCCACACTCACCAAGCAGAACTCATTGCTTCCCTCGAGGAAGGACGGCGAACTCGATCTCCACAACTTGGAAGGCATCGCCGGAGCCGAACCAGATGACCCGGTTAACGAGAGTGTCCCCGCCGGAAGATACTTTGCCGCCCTTCGAGGGCCCGAGCTCGACCAAGTCAGGGTAAGTGAAAAAAACCTAGTCATCGGTCGGCTTTCTCTTCAGCTACCAGtttgatctgccatctagttggtATTCATGTGTGGCAATGAATTGAGCTCACAGGACTACGAGGACATCCTCCTTCCCAAAGACGAAGTGTGGCCGTTCCTCCTCCGCTTTCCAATCGGATGCTTCGGTATGTGCCTCGGCCTCGGTAGCCAGGCCATCCTATGGGGAGCTCTCGCATCGAGCTCCGCCATGAAGTTCCTCGACGTGAGCCCCAACATCAACCTCTCTCTCTGGCTCCTTGCACTCGCCGTCCTCGTCTCCGTCTCCATCACCTACGTCCTCAAGTGCGCCTTCTACTTCGAGGCCATCCGCCGTGAGTACTTCCACCCAGTGCGAGTCAACTTCTTCTTCGCCCCCTGCATTGCCGGCATGTTCCTGGCCATCGGAGCTCCGCCGGCGTTCGCACCGAAGCAGCTCCATCCCGCCATTTGGTGCGCCTTTATTGCTCCGGTGTTCCTCCTGGAGCTCAAGATATACGGGCAGTGGCTTTCCGGAGGGAAGCGCCGGCTGTGCAAGGTGGCCAACCCATCTTCCCACCTGTCGGTGGTCGGCAACTTCGTGGGCGCCGTCCTCGCGCCAAGGTGGGGTGGGTGGAAGCCGGCAAGTTCCTCTGGGCGATCGGGCTGGCACACTATCTCGTCGTGTTTGTGACCTTGTACCAGAGGCTGCCCACAAACGAGGCCTTGCCCAAGGAGCTGCACCCCGTCTACTCCATGTTCATCGCCACACCGTCGGCAGCGAGCATCGCGTGGGACGCCATCTACGGCAGATTCGACGCCGTGTCGAGAACCTTCTACTTCATCGCACTCTTCCTTTACAGCTCCCTCGTCGTGCGCATCAATTTCTTCAGAGGATTCAGGTGATCGAGACCTTCCTTAATTGGAACCAAGAAATTAAGCTTTTGCTTGCCGGGGGGAACTCATGATTCTTAAATATCCGTAACGGTTTCTTTTATTGCAGGTTCTCGATGGCGTGGTGGTCCTACACGTTCCCCATGACGACGGCGTCGCTGGCAAGCATCAAGTACGCCGAGGAGGTTCCCTGTTTCTTTAGCAAGGGGCTGGCGCTGAGCCTCTCTCTCATGTCGTCCACCATGGTGTCGCTGCTTTTCGTATCGACGCTCCTCCATGCATTTGTTTGGCGTTCCTTGTTCCCGAATGATCTCGCTATTGCCATCACCAAGAAGAGACAGTGCGGAGCCAAGTCACAGGGCAAGGAGAAGAAAGCTGTCAAAAAGGCCTATGATATCAAGCGCTGGGCAAAGAATTCTTCGCTTTCCCTTGTTTCTTCCATCACCAAGAGCAATTCTGGAGATAAGGACTCCAATGCGAGCTAAAAAGGGTTGCGTCACGTTCGTCGCATGAAGAGAAATAGCATATAACATCTGGCGGATCAACTAGAACAGAAAATATGCAGCTTTGTGGAATTTATGATTGTTTTAAGAAAATCGAAAGAGGGTTCACAAGAAATTAGTATTTATCAGAAAAGCAGTTTCCATTGCTTGGCTTGAAAAATTAAAAGCTGGATCGTTTAGCATTTTAGTGATCCATTGATTTCAAAATTCTTACAATCAGAAATTGTATGTCTCAAATATTTGGTATGGGAAAGGTTGCTCCAAGTTAACCATATCACGAAAGAAATTCTGCTTTATTTGGCTTATACAATGAACAAACAAACAATTTCATCTCTGCCACCGTAATAGATGGCAACtgtaaagaaaagaaaacatacaTTACCATTGTGGATAAGCAACTGTGTGTGCAAGTACCTGAGAAGCTCTCTCGTGTAATCTAAATATTCCAAAGCAAAGATCGGATCGGTAACACCTGTACAACTCTCACAACTAAAATCAGCATCACATCAATTAGTCATGCTTCAGATTTCTCTACCATTCCATTAGCCAGATCGCTAACAAGCCTGATCACCAAAGGGAATCCCCCATTTACAAAAACTGATGAGATGGTGTAACTTGAGATCGAAGGTTCAGCAATGCCAAAAATTTGCTGCCTAGATCTCAATTCCTTGCAGTCGGATGAAAGAAGAATCTCCCACGATGGAACACTTCTTTTTCATGCAAAACCAAAGCTAAGATAGCAACAAAATAATATGCCACTTAAGGATCATCGGATGCCCAGGCTCCTGCTAAAGTTCATGAACAAGAGGCAATAGCATTTTAGTTCAAATATTAGCAAGGCAACAGTAAGCTGCTAATGAATTCTAGTAACATATCCAAAGCATTAATCATATATAACAGAAGACTTAAGATATAAAAACTATCATGAGTTACGTGTGCTATGCCCTAAGAAACAAggcatgaaaatgaggaagaacgTGTCTAAAGGCATGACATCTGGAGCTTGAAGACCAATATCACATGAAACTTATCACAAACTTAAAAGCTTCTAGTGTCACTGTTAAGAATGTTATGAaagggaacaaaaaaaaaaaaaaaaaacgttcaTCTAGAAGTGAATAAAATAATAAACTATATGAAGCGGAAAATTGGTAGTGTTTAAAGAGTGCCACATGATATTAATCACAACGAGCTATCATGAATTATAAAACCATCATACGTGAACATCCCACTAAGCTACaacctacaaaataaaaattattcaagtGTTCTAGTACGTGAAATAAAACAACACTTTTTGCAATTTTTGGAGAGAGATTGCTTACATAATTTGTTATTCTAGGTGATGCCAATATTTGCCATTTGCAATATGTCAATGATAGATGGCTTTATTGTCCATATAGGATATTACAGTCCTCTAAATAGATTTGCTGGTAACATATTTCATTCGAATTATTTTATGATTACCAATGAAAGAAACCCAAGAACAAGAAGAAGCTGATGTATGTATCAGTTAAAGAAACAAATGTGACAGGAAAATGGTTTTCTTCATATTTCTGGATACATAACATGATTCACAGTTTCTTTTCATAGAAAATTTCAACATACACCATACTTATAGTGAAAATAGCTTCCAAAACCGTTAGACTTTCATTACCTAAATAAAATTGCAAACAATAGGTAGCAATATCATGCTAGCTGACAGCATGCAATTCTAATTTGTTTTACACATAGAAAGTTCATGCATAAGATGTCAGTTATTGCATTATGTTACGGTAGAACAATTCTTTGAGCTATTGATCCATCCATATACACTTAAGACAACATAAACATGTATGATTTGTTTTCCTTTTTCAGTTGAGGAACATGCAAATGACTTCTATCATATATTTCTCTAAATTTACCTAAATTTAGTTGATTGCAATCCATTATTTGAGAACAGTCCACTTGCAATACCAATCTGCTTTATCCCCGGCTTTTGCAACTCCTCCTTTTTCAAATGAACATCACAAAAAAGCAGGTGTTACAGGAGCTATACAAATTCCCTTATTCTACAAGATAGAAGCAGTTTGTGCATCAGAAGACTTTACTGAATTAGGCAACAGAAAAATTAAAATCTACAATTAGTCCAATGAAGGTGTCACAGTTTTCCTTTCACACTGTCTAGCTTACCTTATGCCCTAGTCGTTCAGAAACAATCACGTTCTCTTTCGAACCCTTGCATCAGTTAGCTCATGGAGTTGAGTACAATTTAGAAGGTTAAAATCGCATAGCATAAAAATTTGACAATAACTTAACAGAAGCAAGAGAACGTTAAAATTGAAAACCTTAGTGACTCCCTCAGAAGACGATCCCAACTTTGTGTGAGATGCAGAAGTCAGCCGGGCATCAGAATTTAGAGAAAgctaaagattcaaaaataacaagACAAATGATAAGCCATGTGAAAGAAAGATTCACAAAACATGAAAAAGGATGCAAGCATTACTTTGATGGTCAAAAGCATAATAGTTTGTGTGCATGTGTTTTGAGTTAAAACAGCAAAAGTAATATGATATCTTTATGTTGGAGCAACTATATATGGAGTTTTCAGAGTCCACCTTGTTAAAAAGTTCTGTTGGTGGATCCTGCTGACACCTTTTGCTTGTTGAGAAGTTAAATTCCTAGTGAAAAGGTGAAAAAATCATTTAgaagttaaaaaatttataaatttgatttgtATAGAACTTTTAAGGGATGCAGTTTCAGATACCATGGGTATTGTTATTTCCCGCTTGCTACTTCGAAAGATACCAATATCTCCTTTGCTTGATAAGATCTGTAATGGGCACAGAAATAGTTAAGTTATTATAATATCGAATGAGAAGATAATTAACAAGAACATGGTGCCTTCCATAGTGGCTTCTCTCACATGGAAGCCAAATAGCATTAGACTCCAAATGTCATAATTCATGAACCAGCTATAAGCTCATATGAAACTGACATTTATGCATGGATAAATCCAAAAAACCATCATACATAATGTAAGGTGGCTATTTCGAAATACTTTCTAGAGGATGAAGACAGCAATATCATGGTAAAATAGTTAGTGAAGTACCTTCTTATCAAGCGGAACGGCTTTGAACTTGGGAAATATATTTCTGTGCTCATCTTGCTTCCGGTCATCCCTATGATGTCAAAAGATATATATCAATAAAATACAAGCACTATTTGGTAGAAAAATACGAGCACTAAGTATGGTCAGGATGTCAGAATAAGGAGACAGGACTCATTCTGGCAATGACTGCAACATAAACTAAGATGCAGCACATTGATATAAAGATGAAGAACCTGACGAGCTATTTAATGATTCCGGTTTTTACGAGGTAAAAataatgtctttttttttttttttggtgcataACCAATTGGTAGCTCAATCAAGACCTTGGAGGGGAGGGGTCACTTGCCTGAGGCACCATTTTCTAGTTTGCAGGAGTTGCATATGTCTGTAGCTAGAAAATGAAAGGTGAATGACCACAATTAGTTAAAAGTTTTATCTATTGGTGGACTCCATCCCCAGCCAACCTGAGCTAGCCCATCTCCATTGACCGTTAGTCAAAACTATGGACCTAAACTCCTAAATACCAGGCATCCAAAGAAATGTTAATGGATCTTTTCTGAAAAGAAGGCAATGGAGAATCATAAGATTAACCCTTTTTATGTGCAGGCATTAGATTAACCTGGTAGTAAAGAAAAGAATATTAACTAGTAGTAAAGAAAAGAGAAATCTATCAACTCTCAAAACTAACTGAAGAAATATATGTCAAAAATATTGGCAATACATGCATAACCAGATACTTTACATACTAATCATTCTTCCGCTGTAAATTTTACAGATTGGTCAAGGAGAACTGCAGAATAATTATGACCACTGTTCAAGATTTATGGTTCACTGATATACTAGACACAGCCTCTAACATACACATGAAATCATCAGGATATTTGAAATCAAAGTGCCATTATGAAATTAAGAACCACATTAAGTTGGCATTTAACTACCATGAGATGCTTCCACAAGTTTATGATGAAAGAAACTATAGTTCTCAGCTTTTAATATCTTTAGTTTCACAGTTCAAGAACTTTAACAAATAACTTAACTGGCATTATTCTTTTCAAGGTGTGCCCCCcatatctctttttttcttgttGCCGAATCAGACTCAATTAGGTGTCAGAATCTACCACTCATTCCCTTGCCATACAACACTAATTTGTAGCAAAAGTGGATGCCACGGTACATTGTTTTGCAATTGGAAATTTGAATGCATGTTCATCCAGCACACTACTGGAACAGTATGAAGGTGCCTAATCTGATAGAGTCAGAGGCCTTAGTAGCCATCAGAATCTCAGACCCTTAACATTAGGCATTTCCATGTATGTCTTAAAGGTGTAAATTCATAGAAAACAAGCTTAACCACCACTACTTTAGTAACAAGGCAAGTAGCATGCAAGATACTAGTAGAAAAAACTAAAATTCACAAGAAGAGATGTAGAGGAAAGGAAAGGAGAGGCAAAGAGGTGGAGAATGAAATGTAGCAAAGCATCAAACAATGCCTGGTAATGGTTTGGGAGGAAGACCTTTGCCTCTGAAAGCCATAAGTCCACATCCAAACCAAGTTGCTGGGCCTTGCTGTGCTACTGTTACTTTTCTCATAAGGATCATTATGATGAGGCTTCAGAGGAGATGTAGTCATGCAGATGAATTTCTGAGGTTTATATAGGACATGGTTGAAGGAAAACTGCTGATGCATG from Elaeis guineensis isolate ETL-2024a chromosome 4, EG11, whole genome shotgun sequence includes these protein-coding regions:
- the LOC109505768 gene encoding LOW QUALITY PROTEIN: guard cell S-type anion channel SLAC1 (The sequence of the model RefSeq protein was modified relative to this genomic sequence to represent the inferred CDS: inserted 1 base in 1 codon); the protein is MASGSAPPNAHFVDIHLVLDDDNRSSRNKLGKQPTNGPVKFRGGGGGERKPQTHRNLSRQVSLETGVAALCMEKELKGSSSNGKQEPKVLSRSGKSLASGLRDGVGGGVETCARKGDFSIFRTKSTLTKQNSLLPSRKDGELDLHNLEGIAGAEPDDPVNESVPAGRYFAALRGPELDQVRDYEDILLPKDEVWPFLLRFPIGCFGMCLGLGSQAILWGALASSSAMKFLDVSPNINLSLWLLALAVLVSVSITYVLKCAFYFEAIRREYFHPVRVNFFFAPCIAGMFLAIGAPPAFAPKQLHPAIWCAFIAPVFLLELKIYGQWLSGGKRRLCKVANPSSHLSVVGNFVGAVLXAKVGWVEAGKFLWAIGLAHYLVVFVTLYQRLPTNEALPKELHPVYSMFIATPSAASIAWDAIYGRFDAVSRTFYFIALFLYSSLVVRINFFRGFRFSMAWWSYTFPMTTASLASIKYAEEVPCFFSKGLALSLSLMSSTMVSLLFVSTLLHAFVWRSLFPNDLAIAITKKRQCGAKSQGKEKKAVKKAYDIKRWAKNSSLSLVSSITKSNSGDKDSNAS